A single window of Methylomarinum sp. Ch1-1 DNA harbors:
- a CDS encoding helix-hairpin-helix domain-containing protein, translating to MLTQEQKELLARSGLQLNHLDEKKLCHIAKHPELSKDLTDSELIEFLTVANALYRGGVAMISDADYDFVFQTELRKRQPNHPLLHTVEPESAFTGKTVELPVHMLSTDKAYSFKEIERWAGRIEKAATALNKPFADIVFRVTPKLDGYAAYDDGQTLYTRGDGRRGTDISRVFDRGLNVANGGKRGMGAGEIVISKSYFQRHLAEHFDNARNFQASVIKEKQLEAHAEQAIRDKAAVFYPFAQLPDWTGNWEQLSSQFKDIIESIWHKVDYDVDGVILEITDAEIKEYMGATRHHHRWQIAFKENVETAEVEVLNVTPQTSRSGRITPVAELEPTRLSGALLSRATAHHYKMVLHKGIGPGAIIRLARSGEVIPKIEEVILEAEPQIPTHCPSCGHELVWDNDFLICTNNLECPAQITHSLEHFFRVLKNNDGFGPATIRKLYDHDIRSVDAIYQLTAEQFEAMGFGPKQSQNLVDQLERSRSEAIEDWRFLAAFGVFRMGLGNCEKLLSHYRLTEIFELTEQDIVGVEGFAEKTAAIVTQGLVKIRPLFNKLYQLGFNLISSQTSESDRPAHPLSGKLLVFTGSMQHGTRDDMKKEAKAFGAKVGSSVTGKTDYLVIGEKVGESKLNAARDKDVTIISEQKYLEMIKQ from the coding sequence ATGTTGACACAAGAGCAGAAAGAGCTATTAGCCCGCAGCGGGCTGCAACTTAACCATCTCGACGAAAAAAAGCTTTGTCATATCGCAAAGCACCCCGAACTGAGCAAAGATTTGACCGATTCGGAACTGATCGAATTTCTGACCGTCGCCAATGCTTTGTATCGCGGCGGCGTAGCGATGATCAGCGACGCCGATTACGACTTTGTCTTTCAGACCGAACTGAGGAAGAGACAGCCTAACCATCCGTTATTACATACCGTCGAACCGGAAAGCGCATTTACCGGCAAAACGGTGGAATTACCGGTACACATGCTATCCACCGACAAAGCTTACAGTTTCAAGGAAATTGAACGCTGGGCCGGCCGCATTGAAAAAGCGGCCACCGCTTTAAATAAACCCTTTGCCGATATCGTTTTTCGCGTCACCCCGAAATTGGACGGCTATGCCGCTTATGACGACGGCCAAACCCTCTATACCCGCGGCGACGGACGCAGAGGCACCGATATCAGCCGGGTCTTTGACCGCGGCCTGAACGTGGCTAATGGCGGAAAACGGGGCATGGGAGCGGGCGAAATCGTCATCAGTAAAAGCTATTTCCAGCGACATCTGGCGGAACATTTTGACAATGCGCGAAACTTCCAGGCCAGCGTGATCAAAGAAAAACAACTGGAAGCACATGCCGAACAAGCCATCAGGGATAAGGCGGCGGTGTTTTATCCCTTCGCGCAACTGCCGGACTGGACCGGCAACTGGGAACAATTGAGCAGCCAGTTTAAGGACATCATTGAATCGATCTGGCATAAAGTCGATTACGATGTCGACGGCGTCATCCTGGAAATCACCGATGCTGAAATCAAGGAATACATGGGCGCCACCCGCCATCATCATCGCTGGCAGATCGCTTTCAAGGAAAATGTCGAAACCGCCGAGGTTGAAGTCCTCAATGTGACGCCGCAAACATCGCGCTCAGGCCGAATCACCCCGGTGGCCGAGCTGGAACCGACACGCTTGAGCGGCGCCCTGCTGTCCCGCGCCACCGCCCATCACTACAAGATGGTCTTGCACAAAGGCATAGGCCCAGGCGCCATCATCCGCCTAGCCCGTTCCGGGGAGGTCATTCCGAAGATCGAAGAGGTCATTCTGGAAGCCGAGCCGCAGATTCCGACCCATTGCCCTAGCTGCGGACATGAATTGGTTTGGGATAATGATTTTTTAATCTGCACCAATAACCTGGAATGTCCGGCGCAAATCACCCACAGCCTGGAGCACTTTTTTCGGGTGCTCAAAAATAATGACGGTTTTGGCCCGGCCACGATCAGAAAGCTCTATGACCATGATATTCGTAGCGTCGATGCGATTTATCAACTGACCGCAGAACAATTTGAGGCGATGGGATTCGGTCCCAAGCAATCACAAAACCTGGTCGACCAACTGGAACGCAGCCGTAGCGAAGCGATTGAAGATTGGCGTTTTTTGGCCGCATTTGGCGTATTTAGAATGGGATTGGGCAATTGCGAAAAATTACTATCGCATTATCGCTTAACGGAAATTTTCGAATTGACGGAACAGGATATCGTCGGCGTCGAAGGCTTTGCCGAGAAAACCGCGGCCATCGTCACCCAAGGGTTAGTGAAGATTCGTCCGCTGTTCAACAAACTCTATCAGTTGGGCTTTAATCTGATCAGCAGCCAAACTTCCGAATCGGATCGGCCGGCGCATCCGTTGTCCGGCAAGTTGCTGGTTTTCACCGGCAGCATGCAGCATGGAACGCGCGACGATATGAAAAAGGAAGCCAAAGCGTTTGGCGCCAAAGTCGGCAGCTCGGTAACAGGTAAAACCGATTATCTGGTGATCGGTGAAAAGGTCGGGGAAAGCAAACTGAATGCCGCTCGCGACAAAGACGTGACCATCATCAGCGAGCAGAAATATCTGGAAATGATTAAGCAATAG
- the rpoE gene encoding RNA polymerase sigma factor RpoE, with translation MNEQSRNNAELDKELVKRVQEGDKSAYDLLVIKYQHKIVQLVNRFVKDPSEAQDVAQEAFIKAYRALGNFRGDSAFYTWLYRIAINTAKNYLVSRSRRYSDYEVDVQDAEQVENAPQLKGMDTPDSILMNEQIIEAIKSAIEKLPDEMRTAIMLREFEGMSYEEIAQAMDCPVGTVRSRIFRAREAIDEKLTPLLD, from the coding sequence GTGAACGAACAATCAAGGAATAATGCAGAGCTGGATAAAGAACTGGTCAAGCGAGTCCAGGAAGGGGACAAATCCGCCTATGATCTTCTGGTCATTAAATATCAGCACAAGATTGTGCAGCTGGTAAACAGATTTGTCAAAGATCCCAGTGAAGCTCAAGATGTCGCCCAGGAAGCGTTTATCAAGGCCTATCGCGCGTTAGGGAATTTTCGCGGTGACAGCGCTTTCTATACTTGGCTGTATCGTATCGCCATCAATACGGCTAAGAATTATCTGGTTTCCAGGTCTCGACGTTATTCCGATTATGAAGTGGATGTGCAGGATGCCGAGCAAGTGGAGAATGCGCCGCAATTAAAAGGCATGGATACGCCTGATAGCATACTGATGAACGAGCAGATTATTGAGGCGATCAAAAGCGCCATTGAAAAATTGCCGGATGAGATGCGTACTGCGATTATGCTAAGGGAATTTGAGGGTATGAGTTATGAAGAAATAGCTCAAGCCATGGATTGTCCGGTTGGAACGGTACGTTCACGCATTTTCAGAGCGCGTGAAGCGATTGATGAAAAATTAACCCCATTGCTCGATTAA
- the plsX gene encoding phosphate acyltransferase PlsX, with the protein MSSTIAIDAMGGDFGPQVTIPASLACLKANPDLKLIMVGDEAVLAELLTQALVDYKDRISIQHASQIVEMHESPQKALKNKKDSSMRVAINLVRDGIADASVSAGNTGALMATARFVLKMIPGIDRPAIISTMPSIFGHTHMLDLGGNVDCSAEHLYQFAIMGEEVVKAVENIDKPKVGLLNIGEEDMKGNGQVKAAAKLLENSALNYIGYVEGDSINAGHVKVDLIVTDGFVGNVALKSIEGAAKMIGSQLKASFSRNMFTKLAGFLAYPVLKSFRDSIDPRLYNGASFIGLRGLVIKSHGGADALAFETAIHLAEVEVAKDVTRKISEKVENALARREAV; encoded by the coding sequence GTGAGCTCAACTATAGCAATTGATGCCATGGGCGGGGATTTTGGTCCTCAAGTCACTATTCCCGCCTCCTTGGCGTGTCTGAAGGCAAATCCAGACTTGAAACTTATTATGGTTGGCGACGAAGCGGTTTTGGCTGAGTTGTTGACGCAGGCGCTCGTCGATTATAAAGACAGGATTAGTATTCAACATGCATCGCAGATTGTTGAAATGCATGAGTCGCCGCAAAAAGCCTTGAAAAATAAAAAAGATTCTTCGATGCGTGTGGCCATCAATCTGGTCCGCGACGGCATCGCCGATGCCAGCGTCAGCGCGGGCAATACCGGCGCGTTGATGGCGACGGCCCGCTTTGTGTTGAAAATGATTCCCGGTATTGATCGGCCAGCCATCATTTCAACGATGCCATCCATTTTCGGTCATACCCATATGCTCGATCTGGGCGGCAATGTCGATTGTAGCGCAGAGCATCTATATCAATTTGCGATCATGGGGGAAGAGGTCGTCAAGGCGGTGGAAAATATCGACAAACCCAAGGTGGGGCTGCTGAACATTGGTGAAGAGGATATGAAAGGCAATGGGCAGGTTAAGGCAGCCGCTAAATTGCTGGAAAACTCGGCGCTGAACTATATCGGCTACGTGGAAGGCGATTCGATCAATGCCGGACACGTTAAGGTCGATCTGATCGTGACCGATGGTTTTGTCGGCAATGTGGCGTTGAAATCGATCGAGGGCGCCGCAAAAATGATCGGCAGTCAATTGAAGGCTTCATTTTCCCGCAATATGTTCACTAAACTTGCCGGTTTTTTAGCTTATCCTGTGCTGAAATCATTCAGGGATAGCATCGATCCGAGATTGTATAACGGCGCCAGTTTCATTGGTTTGCGCGGTCTGGTGATTAAGAGTCATGGCGGCGCCGATGCGCTGGCGTTTGAAACGGCGATTCACCTGGCTGAAGTGGAAGTGGCGAAAGATGTGACTCGTAAAATCAGCGA
- a CDS encoding sigma-E factor negative regulatory protein produces the protein MQEECNKTISQFIDDELDLQQAISLMQGVQKETALRNKLNRYQVISQVLKSEQVVVLKDDFVEQISAQIKEEPVYLLPSRKAMISWKKTSLAVAASLVLMAVFVPKILQQSPSGISDSLVVAQQRSPAVDNKENLVVAQQSLQIPEQRPQGRPVSRASRYLANQRFNDYLQAHSNSVYTIGASNYQPYARVTGYDQGR, from the coding sequence ATGCAAGAAGAATGTAACAAAACAATTTCCCAGTTTATCGATGATGAGCTAGACCTGCAACAGGCTATATCGCTTATGCAAGGTGTGCAGAAAGAGACGGCATTGAGAAATAAATTAAACCGTTATCAGGTTATCAGTCAGGTATTAAAGTCCGAGCAGGTGGTCGTGCTGAAAGATGATTTTGTCGAACAAATTTCCGCACAGATCAAGGAGGAACCGGTTTATTTGTTGCCATCAAGAAAGGCAATGATTTCCTGGAAAAAAACTTCTTTGGCGGTTGCCGCTTCATTGGTCTTGATGGCGGTGTTTGTACCCAAGATATTGCAGCAGTCCCCCTCTGGTATCAGCGATAGCCTAGTCGTCGCCCAGCAGCGATCGCCTGCTGTGGATAACAAAGAAAATCTAGTCGTTGCCCAGCAGTCCTTGCAAATCCCTGAGCAGCGTCCGCAGGGTCGACCCGTCTCCAGGGCGTCTCGCTATTTGGCGAATCAGCGTTTTAATGACTATTTACAAGCCCACAGCAACAGCGTGTACACCATCGGCGCCTCCAATTACCAACCTTATGCACGGGTAACCGGTTACGACCAGGGAAGATAA
- a CDS encoding YceD family protein, whose translation MLDRLPDFIDPIAFAERRRELSGTIKISEFARLSEFLADKQGDVQVEFSFAKEGRQAIIHGRIKATLALTCQTCLQEVLWPLEITVNLGVVSSLEQADRLAAEYEPLLLDAEKISLRELVEDEMLLALPDYPRHDYDCIAREQSQAKLPVEDDNEQIRSDNPFSVLAKLKNTGDK comes from the coding sequence ATGTTAGACAGGTTACCTGATTTTATCGATCCGATAGCGTTCGCCGAAAGGCGAAGGGAGTTGTCGGGGACAATCAAAATAAGTGAGTTTGCTCGGTTATCTGAGTTTCTAGCCGATAAGCAAGGGGATGTGCAAGTTGAATTTTCTTTTGCAAAAGAAGGTCGGCAGGCAATTATTCATGGCAGGATTAAGGCAACGCTGGCTTTAACCTGCCAGACATGTTTGCAGGAGGTTTTGTGGCCTCTTGAGATCACTGTCAATTTAGGCGTTGTGTCTTCGCTGGAACAGGCGGACAGACTGGCCGCTGAATATGAGCCGTTATTGCTGGACGCCGAAAAGATCTCGTTGCGGGAGTTGGTCGAGGACGAGATGTTGCTCGCGTTGCCTGATTATCCCAGGCATGATTATGACTGTATCGCGCGCGAACAAAGTCAGGCAAAATTGCCGGTTGAGGATGATAATGAACAGATCAGGTCTGACAATCCATTTTCCGTTTTAGCAAAACTTAAAAATACTGGAGATAAATAA
- the rpmF gene encoding 50S ribosomal protein L32 encodes MAVQKSKVTRSRRGQRRSHDALTSKTLAQDPLTGETHLRHHMTPDGFFKGRQIIASSDED; translated from the coding sequence ATGGCTGTACAAAAAAGTAAAGTGACTCGTTCCAGACGTGGTCAACGTCGCTCTCACGATGCATTAACCAGCAAAACGCTGGCTCAAGATCCGTTAACCGGTGAAACTCATTTACGTCATCATATGACCCCCGATGGTTTTTTCAAAGGTCGTCAAATCATCGCGAGCAGCGACGAAGATTAA
- a CDS encoding pentapeptide repeat-containing protein produces the protein MKYLGHISQILVLACFFNSSLFAADLNREQVVQRLKTAGSKATVDLRRKDLAGVDLSDLDLRQADLWGADLRGADLSRSNLSGLNLDLTVMVGANLQQADLSNVSIFAVSMMRTNLKGANFTGSRVIANLDNADLSGANLSGVNWGADMKNQPMGLMRASLKKAKLKGANLSGANLSRAMLMFADLSDADLSGALLYAADLRAANLSGANLTGADLSDSQMGGANLTNANLSGAVLKGIKGMDSMRGLDQAKNKNTATFD, from the coding sequence ATGAAATACCTCGGGCATATTTCTCAAATTTTAGTTTTAGCTTGTTTCTTCAATTCCTCGCTATTTGCGGCTGATTTGAACCGGGAACAAGTCGTGCAACGATTGAAGACCGCCGGTTCAAAGGCAACGGTTGATTTGCGCAGAAAAGATTTGGCCGGAGTGGATTTGTCGGACCTGGATCTTAGGCAGGCGGATTTATGGGGGGCGGACTTAAGAGGCGCTGACTTGAGCCGCAGTAATTTGTCCGGATTGAATTTGGATTTGACGGTGATGGTCGGCGCTAATCTGCAGCAGGCCGATTTGTCAAACGTTAGTATTTTTGCCGTTAGCATGATGCGTACAAATTTAAAAGGCGCAAATTTTACCGGTAGCAGGGTCATCGCCAATTTAGACAATGCCGATCTCAGCGGAGCGAATCTATCCGGTGTCAATTGGGGAGCGGATATGAAAAATCAGCCGATGGGGCTAATGAGGGCCAGTCTAAAAAAAGCCAAGTTGAAAGGCGCGAATTTAAGCGGCGCCAATCTGAGTCGGGCGATGTTGATGTTCGCCGACTTGAGTGATGCTGATTTGAGCGGGGCGCTGTTGTATGCCGCCGATCTGCGCGCCGCTAATCTCTCCGGCGCCAATTTGACGGGGGCGGATTTATCCGACAGCCAAATGGGCGGTGCTAATTTAACGAATGCAAATTTATCAGGCGCGGTGTTAAAGGGAATCAAGGGTATGGATTCCATGCGCGGTCTAGATCAGGCCAAAAATAAAAATACCGCGACGTTTGATTGA
- a CDS encoding Maf family protein codes for MKKLVLASRSPYRSELLQKLKIAFLTCSSDIDESAKPSESGEQLAIRLAIAKAEAVAKKHPNHLIIGSDQVAVHRHKQLCKPGNRENALRQLTEQSGHAVKFHTGLCVLDSASGKYLTALDTCTVYFKKLSVNQIQHYIDREQPYDCAGSFKSEGLGIALFEKIDSEDPNALIGLPLIKLVNLLEQFDYPVL; via the coding sequence ATGAAAAAACTGGTTCTAGCTTCCCGTTCACCCTATCGTAGCGAACTGCTGCAAAAATTGAAGATAGCGTTTCTCACCTGCTCTTCCGATATCGATGAATCGGCAAAACCCTCTGAATCCGGGGAACAACTCGCCATTCGATTGGCGATAGCAAAAGCCGAAGCGGTCGCCAAAAAACACCCCAACCATCTGATTATCGGCTCCGACCAGGTCGCCGTGCACCGGCATAAACAACTCTGCAAACCCGGCAATCGGGAAAATGCGCTCAGGCAATTAACTGAACAGTCTGGCCATGCCGTCAAATTCCATACCGGCTTATGCGTACTCGACAGCGCCAGCGGCAAATATCTGACCGCACTGGATACTTGCACGGTTTATTTCAAAAAACTCAGCGTCAACCAGATCCAACATTATATCGACCGCGAACAACCTTATGATTGCGCCGGCAGCTTCAAATCAGAAGGGCTAGGCATCGCCTTGTTCGAAAAAATTGACAGCGAGGATCCCAATGCACTGATCGGCCTGCCGCTAATCAAACTGGTGAATTTACTGGAACAATTCGACTATCCAGTACTTTAA
- a CDS encoding sensor domain-containing diguanylate cyclase, translating to MEEDLTTDLLVLQSHLDGMLERVQHNSLALRRFQVFEMGLLRLNSLAEMIEHILNDAKAFFDLDVISFCLLDEKGDIAKYLEEDGYDYRNTEGLILLQDKGKLQGILGASGRPFLGRYQPDNCSVFFSESQKPASVAILPLTRRGNYMGSLNLGSYKTDRFIIDMATDFVEHMVSVVSICLENNLNFETMRRTSLVDTLTGVNNRRFLEQRIGEELDRSQRNDQPLTCLFLDIDYFKKVNDTYGHQVGDQVLMAVAGAIKKQLRSNDVLARYGGEEFVALLTNIGEDMACAIAERIRISIKELPIQFNDEGIAVTISIGSATYLPGRRVQMSSAEIAAKLIQNADAALYQAKNNGRNRVEIGGMVLAVKDLPDSKIA from the coding sequence TTGGAAGAAGATTTAACGACTGACTTATTAGTCCTGCAAAGTCATTTGGATGGTATGTTGGAGCGCGTCCAACATAACAGTCTGGCATTAAGACGTTTCCAGGTATTTGAAATGGGGTTGTTGCGGCTCAATTCGTTGGCCGAAATGATTGAACATATTCTGAATGACGCCAAGGCATTTTTTGATCTGGATGTGATCAGCTTTTGTTTATTGGATGAGAAGGGCGATATCGCTAAATATCTTGAAGAAGACGGCTATGACTATCGCAACACCGAAGGTTTGATCCTATTGCAGGATAAGGGCAAATTGCAAGGCATTCTCGGTGCATCCGGACGTCCGTTCCTGGGGCGTTATCAGCCTGATAATTGTTCGGTTTTTTTTTCCGAAAGCCAGAAGCCTGCTTCCGTGGCCATTCTTCCGTTGACCCGGCGCGGCAATTACATGGGGTCCTTGAATTTAGGCAGCTATAAGACCGATCGCTTTATTATCGATATGGCTACCGATTTTGTCGAACATATGGTTTCGGTCGTCAGTATTTGTTTGGAAAACAACTTGAATTTTGAAACGATGCGCAGGACGAGTCTGGTCGATACCTTGACCGGAGTCAACAATCGTCGTTTCTTGGAGCAGCGTATAGGCGAGGAGCTTGATCGCAGTCAGCGGAATGACCAACCTTTGACTTGTTTGTTTCTTGATATCGATTATTTCAAAAAAGTTAATGATACTTACGGACATCAGGTCGGTGATCAAGTGTTGATGGCGGTCGCCGGCGCCATCAAGAAACAGCTTAGAAGTAACGATGTGTTGGCTCGCTACGGCGGTGAAGAATTTGTCGCCTTGTTAACGAACATAGGCGAAGATATGGCTTGTGCTATCGCCGAAAGAATCCGTATCAGTATTAAGGAGCTGCCTATTCAGTTTAATGATGAAGGGATAGCGGTAACTATCTCGATCGGTTCGGCGACCTATCTGCCGGGACGAAGAGTACAGATGTCCAGCGCCGAAATTGCCGCTAAGTTGATTCAGAACGCCGATGCGGCGCTGTATCAGGCTAAGAATAACGGGCGCAACCGGGTCGAAATAGGCGGTATGGTGTTGGCAGTCAAAGATCTGCCGGACTCGAAAATTGCCTAA
- a CDS encoding DegQ family serine endoprotease, whose amino-acid sequence MLKKIVYLIVGFVLIGEPALAQLPDFTQMVKENGSAVVNISTTQKTEQPDGNAAIPEIPDDVPPQLEEFFRHFFQGPGRGFMPRETKSLGSGFIISEDGYLLTNHHVVKNADEIIVKLNDRRELEAKLIGSDENTDVALLKVEASDLPVVEIGSTKKLQVGEWVLAIGSPFGFEQSVTAGIVSAKGRSLPGGNYVPFIQTDVAINPGNSGGPLFNMKGQVVGMNSQIYSRSGGYMGLSFAIPMDVAMNVVEQIKTTGKVSRGWLGVQIQDVTRELAESFDMDRPFGALVSRVIEDSPAEKAGLQIGDIIIEFNGHDIETSGELPPVVGMTPVGEKAKVRIIREGHRKTLSVEIGLLPDQEQLVEATTGRKMAVNRLAVVVTDLTAAQRKQLQVEVNGVLVQEVDRGPAFDAGVRRGDVILRIQNHMIRDVADFEETVANLPADKSLAVLIQRRGSPVFLALKIDE is encoded by the coding sequence ATGCTGAAAAAAATTGTTTACCTTATTGTCGGCTTCGTATTAATCGGTGAGCCGGCGTTGGCCCAGTTGCCTGATTTTACTCAAATGGTGAAAGAAAACGGCAGCGCGGTCGTCAATATCAGCACCACGCAAAAGACCGAACAACCTGACGGTAATGCCGCGATACCAGAAATTCCGGACGACGTGCCGCCGCAGTTGGAAGAATTTTTCAGACATTTTTTCCAAGGTCCCGGTCGTGGCTTTATGCCCAGGGAAACTAAGTCGTTAGGTTCCGGTTTTATTATTTCCGAGGATGGTTATTTGTTAACCAATCACCATGTGGTTAAAAATGCCGATGAAATTATCGTCAAGCTGAATGATCGGCGGGAATTGGAAGCGAAATTAATAGGCTCGGATGAAAACACCGATGTCGCCTTGTTGAAAGTGGAGGCCAGCGATCTTCCTGTGGTCGAAATCGGCTCTACGAAGAAATTGCAGGTCGGAGAATGGGTGCTGGCCATCGGGTCGCCTTTCGGTTTCGAGCAATCGGTGACCGCCGGTATCGTTAGCGCCAAGGGTCGCAGTCTGCCGGGCGGCAATTATGTGCCGTTTATTCAAACCGATGTCGCGATCAATCCGGGTAATTCGGGGGGGCCCTTGTTCAATATGAAAGGCCAAGTGGTCGGCATGAATTCGCAGATCTACAGCCGTTCCGGTGGCTATATGGGGCTTTCGTTTGCCATTCCCATGGATGTGGCGATGAACGTCGTTGAACAGATCAAGACCACCGGTAAGGTCTCTCGTGGCTGGCTCGGCGTGCAGATTCAAGATGTGACCCGGGAGTTGGCGGAATCCTTCGACATGGACCGGCCTTTCGGCGCCTTGGTTTCCAGGGTGATCGAAGACAGTCCGGCGGAAAAAGCGGGGTTGCAGATCGGCGATATCATCATCGAATTCAATGGTCATGACATTGAAACCTCGGGAGAATTGCCGCCTGTCGTAGGTATGACTCCCGTCGGTGAAAAGGCCAAAGTCAGAATCATCAGGGAGGGACACAGAAAAACGCTGAGCGTGGAGATCGGTCTGTTGCCTGATCAGGAGCAGCTCGTCGAAGCGACGACGGGGCGGAAGATGGCGGTCAATCGCCTGGCCGTGGTGGTGACCGATTTGACTGCGGCACAGCGCAAACAGCTGCAGGTCGAAGTCAATGGGGTGTTGGTTCAGGAGGTGGATAGAGGTCCGGCCTTCGATGCCGGCGTGCGCCGCGGCGATGTGATTCTGCGCATACAGAACCATATGATCCGCGATGTGGCCGATTTCGAAGAAACGGTCGCCAATCTGCCCGCAGATAAATCGCTGGCGGTGCTGATTCAACGCAGAGGCAGTCCGGTATTTTTGGCTTTGAAGATAGACGAATAG
- a CDS encoding MucB/RseB C-terminal domain-containing protein has translation MLQRLLFLLVVFSSSVFAEEQGGLEWLEKMSRAMKELNYQGTVAFMKNGQLDTMKYSHAAKNGVEQERLLSLNSPMREVIRDSGKISCTFKESQKRIVNHRPVSQSFIIDLPQQISQLAAVYKIVVSGEEAVAMRPARVLDIQPRDDYRYSRKVWLDKQRLLPLKIEVYDLNGAILEQVVFTDLSVEPQIPFLAIDNHEGDMDVQHIHRVQSESFDKIPFQLHNLPVGFNKVFFTRMSMHQSSQPVEHLLLSDGFSSISIYLDEKTEDMEVGLQNVGSVNSFTRIIADSQVTVLGEVPAKTVEYIAQGITFN, from the coding sequence GTGTTACAACGATTGTTATTTCTGTTAGTAGTCTTTAGCTCCAGTGTTTTTGCCGAAGAGCAGGGCGGCCTGGAGTGGTTGGAAAAAATGAGCCGCGCGATGAAGGAGCTCAATTATCAGGGCACGGTCGCATTCATGAAGAACGGCCAGCTCGATACCATGAAATACAGTCATGCCGCCAAGAATGGCGTTGAGCAGGAGCGGTTATTGTCACTGAATTCGCCGATGCGCGAAGTGATCAGGGATTCAGGCAAGATTAGCTGTACCTTCAAGGAATCTCAAAAACGTATTGTCAATCATCGTCCGGTCAGTCAGTCTTTCATCATCGATTTGCCGCAACAGATTTCTCAATTGGCGGCCGTCTACAAGATTGTTGTCAGCGGGGAAGAAGCGGTTGCCATGAGGCCGGCGCGCGTCCTTGATATTCAGCCGCGCGATGATTATCGCTATAGTCGCAAGGTGTGGTTGGATAAGCAGCGCTTATTGCCGTTAAAAATTGAAGTTTACGACCTGAATGGGGCTATTTTGGAACAGGTTGTCTTTACCGATCTAAGTGTGGAGCCGCAGATTCCCTTCCTGGCGATTGATAATCATGAAGGCGATATGGATGTCCAACACATCCATCGGGTGCAGTCCGAATCCTTCGATAAGATCCCCTTTCAATTGCATAATCTGCCGGTCGGTTTCAACAAGGTGTTTTTTACCCGTATGTCGATGCATCAGTCATCGCAACCGGTTGAGCATTTATTGCTGAGTGACGGTTTCTCTTCGATATCCATTTATCTGGATGAAAAAACCGAGGATATGGAGGTTGGATTGCAAAACGTCGGTTCGGTCAATTCATTTACCCGCATCATCGCCGATTCGCAGGTGACAGTGCTGGGCGAGGTGCCGGCGAAAACCGTCGAGTATATTGCCCAAGGCATCACATTCAATTAG